A portion of the Aquamicrobium sp. genome contains these proteins:
- a CDS encoding thiamine pyrophosphate-binding protein — protein sequence MSARREPKGRDLSSDWPVALYETLKAAGVGHMAYVPDAGHSTLISLFEEDADVVSNVLTTEEEGVAIAAGSWLGGQRSVLLMQSSGVGNCVNMLSLPVQARFPLLMLVTMRGEWAEFNPWQVPMGQATQGVLEAIGVTVLRAETGADLIEAVEQAAVMAYEADQQVAVLIGQRLLGKKKW from the coding sequence ATGTCCGCTCGTCGGGAGCCGAAGGGTCGCGACCTTTCCAGCGACTGGCCGGTCGCGCTCTACGAAACATTGAAGGCGGCGGGCGTCGGCCACATGGCCTATGTGCCCGATGCCGGGCACTCGACGCTCATCAGCCTGTTCGAGGAGGACGCGGACGTCGTCTCCAACGTGCTGACGACCGAGGAGGAGGGCGTGGCCATCGCTGCGGGAAGCTGGCTCGGAGGCCAGCGCAGCGTACTGCTGATGCAGTCCTCGGGCGTCGGCAACTGCGTCAACATGCTGTCGCTGCCGGTGCAGGCGCGCTTTCCGCTGCTGATGCTGGTGACGATGCGCGGCGAGTGGGCCGAGTTCAATCCCTGGCAGGTGCCGATGGGGCAGGCGACGCAAGGCGTGCTGGAGGCGATCGGCGTCACCGTGCTGCGCGCCGAGACCGGCGCGGACCTGATCGAGGCCGTCGAGCAGGCGGCGGTCATGGCCTACGAGGCCGACCAGCAGGTCGCGGTGCTGATCGGCCAGCGCCTGCTCGGCAAGAAGAAGTGGTGA
- the zigA gene encoding zinc metallochaperone GTPase ZigA, giving the protein MLDTAKSSSRLPVTVLSGFLGAGKTTLLNHVLNNRSGRRVAVIVNDMSEVNIDASLVRDGGANLSRTEEQLVELTNGCICCTLRDDLLKEVRRLSQEGRFDYLLIEGTGIAEPLPVATTFDFRDENGESLSDVARLDTMVTVVDAANLLRDYASQDFLRDRGEVAGDADDRALVDLLVEQIEFADVIVLNKVSDTPARDLDLARKIVRSLNPDAELIETDFGKVALADVLDTGRFDFDRAEQHPLWFKELNGFRDHVPETEEYGIRSFVYRARQPFEPMKLKAFIDRPWPGVVRAKGFFWLATRPHHVGEISQAGALIRTGKRGLWWASVPKHRWPDHPEWRAAMRPYLDPVWGDRRQEIVFIGCDPMDEATLRAGLDACLVREKDFMPGRWRDLPDPFPSWDRQDD; this is encoded by the coding sequence ATGCTCGACACAGCCAAATCCTCCAGCCGCCTTCCCGTCACCGTGCTCTCCGGCTTCCTCGGGGCCGGCAAGACGACGCTGCTCAACCATGTGCTCAACAACCGCAGCGGCCGGCGCGTCGCCGTCATCGTCAACGACATGAGCGAGGTGAACATCGACGCCTCGCTCGTGCGCGACGGCGGCGCGAACCTGTCGCGCACCGAGGAGCAACTGGTCGAGCTGACCAATGGCTGCATCTGCTGCACCCTGCGCGACGACCTTTTGAAGGAGGTGCGCCGCCTGTCGCAGGAGGGCCGCTTCGACTACCTGCTGATCGAGGGCACGGGCATCGCCGAGCCGCTGCCGGTCGCCACAACCTTCGACTTCCGCGACGAGAACGGCGAGAGCCTGTCCGACGTCGCGCGGCTCGACACGATGGTGACGGTGGTCGACGCCGCGAACCTGCTCAGGGACTATGCCTCGCAGGATTTCCTGCGCGACCGCGGCGAGGTCGCGGGCGACGCCGACGACCGGGCGCTGGTCGACCTCCTGGTCGAGCAGATCGAGTTCGCCGACGTGATCGTGCTCAACAAGGTGTCCGACACGCCGGCGCGCGACCTCGACCTCGCGCGCAAGATCGTCCGCTCGCTCAACCCCGACGCGGAACTGATCGAGACCGATTTCGGCAAGGTCGCCCTTGCCGACGTGCTCGACACGGGCCGCTTCGATTTCGACAGGGCCGAGCAGCACCCGCTCTGGTTCAAGGAACTGAACGGGTTCAGGGACCACGTTCCCGAGACAGAGGAATACGGCATCCGCTCCTTCGTCTACCGCGCGCGGCAGCCGTTCGAGCCGATGAAGCTGAAAGCGTTCATCGACCGGCCGTGGCCGGGCGTGGTGCGCGCCAAGGGCTTCTTCTGGCTCGCCACCCGCCCGCACCATGTCGGCGAGATCAGCCAGGCGGGCGCGCTGATCCGGACGGGCAAGCGCGGCCTGTGGTGGGCCTCGGTGCCGAAGCACCGGTGGCCCGACCATCCCGAATGGCGCGCGGCGATGCGGCCCTATCTCGACCCGGTCTGGGGCGACCGCCGGCAGGAGATCGTCTTCATCGGCTGCGACCCGATGGACGAGGCGACGCTGCGCGCCGGGCTCGATGCCTGCCTCGTCAGGGAAAAGGACTTCATGCCGGGCCGCTGGCGCGACCTGCCGGACCCGTTCCCGAGCTGGGACCGGCAGGACGATTAG
- the recQ gene encoding DNA helicase RecQ, which produces MSTDPLHILKSVYGYDAFRGPQERIIRHVAAGHNAFVLMPTGGGKSLCYQIPALARPGLGIVVSPLIALMADQVAALRQAGVNAAALNSDLAGEERRALWRSVDDGSLDLLYAAPETLLRPEVLERLGKARLSLIAIDEAHCLSQWGHDFRPSYRQLDGLIAAFPDTPRMALTATADAPTRAEILSHLGIDENDAFIAGFDRPNIRYAIREKESPRAQLKDFLKRHEGESGIVYCLSKRRTEETAEWLRAQGYDALPYHGGMDKAAREKNQTRFQNEEAVIMVATIAFGMGIDKPDVRFVAHIDLPGSIEAYYQETGRAGRDGLPSEALMLYGYDDIVLRSRFIEASDAPEPRKRMERQKLDALLGLAETAGCRRQVLLSYFGDECAPCGNCDTCAEPPSLFDGTVAAQKALSCIYRTGERFGQAYIVDVLLGADDERIARFGHDQISTYGIGKEHDARTWRAILRQLIALRLVDVDLAGHGGLAIAEAGRAFLKEKPTLMLRVPPPARARRDRTARAQTTAALAGADQGLFEALRAKRLELARTQNVPPYVIFHDRTLLELAAARPASEDEMARIAGVGAAKLARYGADFLEVIATHAE; this is translated from the coding sequence TTGAGCACCGATCCGCTCCATATCCTCAAATCCGTCTATGGCTACGATGCGTTCCGCGGCCCGCAGGAGCGGATCATCCGGCATGTCGCGGCGGGGCATAATGCCTTCGTGCTGATGCCCACCGGCGGCGGCAAGTCGCTGTGCTACCAGATTCCGGCGCTCGCCCGCCCCGGGCTCGGGATCGTCGTTTCCCCGCTCATCGCCCTGATGGCCGATCAGGTCGCGGCGCTGCGCCAGGCCGGCGTCAACGCGGCGGCGCTGAACTCCGACCTTGCCGGCGAGGAGCGGCGCGCGCTGTGGCGCAGCGTCGACGACGGCTCGCTCGATCTTCTCTACGCCGCGCCCGAGACGCTGCTGCGCCCCGAGGTGCTGGAGCGGCTCGGCAAGGCGCGCCTGTCGCTGATCGCCATCGACGAGGCACACTGCCTGTCGCAATGGGGGCACGACTTCCGCCCGTCCTATCGCCAGCTCGACGGCCTGATCGCCGCGTTCCCCGATACGCCGCGCATGGCGCTGACCGCGACGGCGGACGCCCCGACGCGGGCGGAGATCCTGTCGCATCTCGGGATCGACGAGAACGACGCCTTCATCGCCGGGTTCGACCGGCCCAACATCCGCTACGCCATCCGCGAAAAGGAGAGCCCGCGCGCGCAACTGAAGGATTTTCTCAAGCGCCACGAGGGTGAGAGCGGCATCGTCTACTGCCTGTCGAAGCGCAGGACCGAGGAGACCGCCGAATGGCTGCGCGCGCAGGGCTACGATGCGCTGCCCTATCACGGCGGGATGGACAAGGCCGCCCGCGAGAAGAACCAGACGCGCTTCCAGAACGAGGAGGCGGTGATCATGGTGGCGACCATCGCCTTCGGCATGGGCATCGACAAGCCGGACGTGCGTTTCGTCGCCCATATCGACCTGCCGGGCAGCATCGAGGCCTATTATCAGGAGACCGGCCGCGCCGGGCGCGACGGCCTGCCCTCCGAGGCGCTGATGCTCTACGGCTACGACGACATCGTGCTGCGCAGCCGCTTCATCGAGGCATCGGACGCGCCCGAGCCGCGCAAGCGCATGGAGCGCCAGAAGCTCGACGCGCTGCTCGGCCTTGCCGAGACCGCCGGGTGCCGGCGGCAGGTGCTCCTGTCCTATTTCGGCGACGAATGCGCGCCGTGCGGCAATTGCGACACCTGCGCCGAGCCGCCCAGCCTGTTCGACGGCACGGTCGCGGCGCAGAAGGCGCTGTCCTGCATCTATCGGACTGGCGAGCGTTTCGGGCAGGCCTATATCGTCGACGTGCTGCTCGGCGCGGACGACGAGCGCATCGCCCGCTTCGGGCACGACCAAATCTCGACCTACGGCATCGGCAAGGAGCACGATGCGCGCACATGGCGCGCCATCCTGCGCCAGCTGATCGCCCTGCGGCTGGTCGATGTCGACCTCGCCGGCCATGGCGGCCTAGCCATCGCGGAGGCGGGGCGGGCGTTCCTGAAGGAAAAGCCGACGCTGATGCTGCGCGTGCCGCCCCCGGCACGCGCCCGGCGCGACAGGACGGCCCGCGCGCAGACAACCGCGGCGCTGGCCGGCGCGGACCAGGGCCTGTTCGAGGCGCTGCGGGCAAAGCGGCTTGAGCTCGCCCGCACTCAGAACGTGCCGCCCTACGTCATCTTCCACGACCGGACGCTGCTCGAGCTGGCCGCCGCGCGGCCTGCCTCCGAGGACGAGATGGCGCGCATCGCCGGCGTCGGGGCCGCCAAGCTGGCGCGCTACGGCGCGGACTTCCTCGAGGTCATCGCGACCCACGCGGAATGA
- a CDS encoding MotA/TolQ/ExbB proton channel family protein: MNDFELGLFEVSRLFLVPILALIAGSLAYALVALGMFLVEAVQRGRGAYRSVLDGAAGHSDDLELAIMKRLEWLRIVSRTAPMLGLVATMIPMGPALLALSRGDAGSVGENLVVAFSAVILALVAASITFFVLTIRRRWLLEELRAAERQREAG; this comes from the coding sequence ATGAACGATTTCGAGCTCGGCCTCTTCGAGGTTTCGCGTCTTTTCCTCGTCCCGATTCTCGCGCTGATTGCCGGCTCGCTCGCCTATGCGCTGGTCGCGCTCGGCATGTTCCTCGTCGAGGCGGTCCAGCGCGGGCGCGGCGCCTACCGCTCCGTGCTGGACGGCGCGGCCGGTCATAGCGACGACCTCGAGCTGGCGATCATGAAGCGGCTGGAATGGCTGCGCATCGTCTCGCGCACCGCGCCGATGCTCGGGCTCGTCGCCACCATGATCCCGATGGGGCCGGCGCTGCTGGCGCTGAGCCGGGGCGATGCGGGCTCGGTCGGCGAGAACCTCGTCGTCGCCTTCTCCGCCGTGATCCTCGCTCTCGTCGCGGCCAGCATCACCTTCTTCGTCCTGACGATCCGCCGCCGCTGGCTGCTCGAGGAACTGCGGGCGGCGGAACGGCAAAGGGAGGCAGGCTGA
- a CDS encoding LysR substrate-binding domain-containing protein — translation MDVTQLRTLIHVAELGSLSKAADRLHIAQPALSRQIRLLEEELGVRLFDRHGRGMIVTEQGQDVLRHALRVMAELEEIRAVVSDENAPLRGHVSIGMPPPASDILSEPLVSAFRDTHPEATLRIVSAYTGYLLDWIHRGEIDAAILYDPRSARTLRIQPLLEETLFLIGPPGLGLSLEQAVEFRALEGQRLLLPSLGHGLRTLVDRYAQECGFSLDIKVEADSYSTLKSLVRHGHGVTVLPLAPIHEELKAGRLGAAPLVNPTPVRRLIMSYPTDRPMPRLARFAGQVIAATIARLVERGVWSGRILEAEPEHSRLHI, via the coding sequence ATGGACGTCACCCAGCTTCGCACCCTCATCCACGTCGCCGAGCTCGGCAGCCTGTCGAAGGCGGCCGACCGTCTGCACATCGCCCAGCCGGCCCTCAGCCGCCAGATCAGGCTGCTGGAGGAGGAGCTGGGAGTGCGCCTGTTCGACCGCCACGGCCGCGGCATGATCGTCACCGAGCAGGGGCAGGACGTGCTGCGCCACGCGCTCAGGGTCATGGCCGAGCTGGAGGAGATCCGCGCGGTCGTCTCCGACGAGAACGCCCCCCTGCGCGGCCATGTCTCCATCGGCATGCCGCCGCCCGCCTCGGACATCCTGTCGGAGCCGCTCGTCTCCGCCTTCCGCGACACCCATCCCGAGGCGACGCTGCGCATCGTCAGTGCCTATACGGGCTACCTGCTCGACTGGATCCATCGCGGCGAGATCGACGCGGCGATCCTCTACGATCCCAGATCGGCGCGCACCCTGCGCATCCAGCCGCTGCTCGAGGAGACGCTGTTCCTGATCGGGCCGCCGGGCCTCGGCCTTTCGCTGGAGCAGGCGGTTGAGTTCCGCGCGCTCGAAGGCCAGCGCCTGCTGCTGCCCAGCCTCGGCCACGGCCTGCGCACGCTCGTCGACCGCTATGCGCAGGAATGCGGCTTCAGCCTCGACATCAAGGTCGAGGCCGACAGCTACTCGACCCTGAAATCGCTGGTGCGCCACGGGCACGGCGTCACCGTCCTGCCGCTGGCGCCGATCCACGAGGAGCTGAAGGCCGGGAGGCTGGGCGCGGCCCCGCTGGTCAACCCGACGCCGGTGCGCCGGCTGATCATGTCCTATCCGACCGACCGCCCCATGCCGCGGCTGGCCCGCTTTGCAGGTCAGGTGATCGCCGCCACAATCGCCAGGCTGGTCGAGCGGGGCGTCTGGTCGGGCCGCATCCTCGAAGCGGAGCCGGAGCACAGCCGCCTTCACATATAA
- a CDS encoding CaiB/BaiF CoA transferase family protein, with protein sequence MPDPARPLEGLLVVSIEQAVAAPLCTVRLADAGARVIKVERPEGETARHYDSAVEGMSAYFVWLNRGKESAALDLKTQADLALLHRMVAKADILVHNLAPGAIDRLGLSAERIAQDHPRLISAGIVGYGQDTDYAAMRAYDMLVQAESGICAVTGTPGTPSKIGVSAADIATGMNAHAAILEALLARGNTGRGRVIEIAMFDGMADWMAVPLLHYEHAGRETGRYGLAHASIYPYRPYACRDGVAIVVSIQQASEWKRFCATVLEKPALAEDARFATNALRVANRAALDAEIEPVFAAIDHQEAIRRLDAAQNAWGRASEVRDLPQHKALRRIAVQLPGGKTVTLPKPSVRAAAFETPPAVPALGADTARIRAEFAA encoded by the coding sequence ATGCCTGACCCCGCCCGGCCGCTGGAGGGCCTGCTGGTGGTCTCGATCGAGCAGGCGGTGGCCGCCCCACTCTGCACCGTGCGGCTCGCCGACGCGGGCGCGCGCGTGATCAAGGTCGAGCGTCCCGAAGGCGAGACCGCGCGCCACTACGATTCCGCCGTCGAGGGCATGTCGGCCTATTTCGTCTGGCTCAACCGCGGCAAGGAAAGCGCCGCCCTCGACCTGAAGACGCAAGCCGACCTCGCGCTGCTCCATCGCATGGTGGCGAAGGCCGACATCCTCGTCCACAACCTCGCGCCCGGCGCCATCGACCGGCTGGGCCTGTCGGCGGAAAGGATCGCGCAGGACCATCCGCGCCTGATATCGGCCGGCATCGTCGGCTACGGCCAGGACACCGACTACGCCGCCATGCGCGCCTACGACATGCTGGTGCAGGCCGAGAGCGGCATCTGCGCCGTCACCGGAACGCCCGGCACGCCGAGCAAGATCGGCGTCTCCGCCGCCGACATCGCCACCGGCATGAACGCGCACGCCGCCATCCTCGAGGCGCTGCTGGCGCGCGGGAACACCGGGCGCGGACGCGTCATCGAGATCGCCATGTTCGACGGCATGGCCGACTGGATGGCCGTGCCGCTGCTGCATTACGAGCATGCCGGCCGCGAGACCGGGCGCTACGGGCTGGCGCACGCCTCGATCTATCCCTATCGGCCCTATGCCTGCCGCGACGGCGTGGCGATCGTCGTCTCGATCCAGCAGGCCAGCGAATGGAAGCGCTTCTGCGCGACGGTCCTCGAAAAGCCGGCGCTTGCCGAAGACGCGCGCTTCGCCACCAACGCCCTGCGCGTCGCCAACCGCGCGGCGCTCGACGCCGAGATCGAGCCGGTCTTCGCCGCCATCGACCATCAGGAGGCCATCCGGCGCCTCGACGCGGCGCAGAACGCCTGGGGCCGCGCGAGCGAGGTGCGCGATCTTCCGCAGCACAAGGCGCTGCGCCGGATCGCGGTGCAGTTGCCCGGCGGCAAGACCGTCACCCTGCCGAAACCGTCGGTGCGCGCCGCGGCCTTCGAGACCCCGCCCGCCGTCCCCGCTCTCGGCGCGGACACGGCCCGGATCCGCGCCGAATTCGCCGCCTGA
- a CDS encoding thiamine pyrophosphate-dependent enzyme: MTLTMDRREAVKTLLDARDGALVVTGLGSPSYDVHAAGDRDDNYYLWGAMGGAALVGLGLAQAQPDRRVMVITGDGEQLMAFGALATISVARPRNLDLIVLDNQHFGETGMQESHTGRGIAFDRVAAAAGFAETGEMRTLEEVGRLTDRLRNKAEGPRLFVLKVAAENLPRSLPPRDATFVKNRFRAHLGFATC; encoded by the coding sequence ATGACCCTGACGATGGATCGCCGCGAGGCGGTGAAGACGCTGCTCGACGCGCGCGACGGGGCTCTCGTCGTTACCGGGCTCGGCTCGCCGAGCTACGACGTGCACGCGGCGGGCGACCGCGACGACAACTACTATCTGTGGGGCGCGATGGGCGGGGCGGCGCTCGTCGGCCTCGGCCTGGCGCAGGCGCAGCCGGACAGACGGGTGATGGTGATCACCGGCGACGGCGAGCAGCTCATGGCCTTCGGCGCGCTGGCGACGATCTCCGTGGCGCGACCGCGGAACCTCGACCTGATCGTGCTCGACAACCAGCATTTCGGCGAGACCGGGATGCAGGAGAGCCATACCGGGCGCGGCATCGCCTTCGACAGGGTGGCGGCCGCGGCCGGCTTCGCCGAGACGGGCGAGATGCGTACGCTGGAGGAGGTCGGCCGACTGACTGACCGCCTGCGCAACAAGGCCGAAGGGCCGCGCCTCTTCGTGCTCAAGGTCGCGGCGGAGAACCTGCCGCGCTCGTTGCCGCCGCGCGACGCGACCTTCGTCAAGAACCGCTTCCGCGCCCATCTCGGCTTCGCGACCTGTTGA
- a CDS encoding aldehyde dehydrogenase, whose translation MTLARFHNIVAGRLQPAPATFESFDPYTGRPWALIPLGGAAEVDAAVAAAKAAFRSPEWGGLTASARGKLLVRLAGLIEENAERLAAIETRDNGKLITEMTAQLRYIPEWFRYFGGLADKIEGAVLPIDKQGMFAFTRREPLGVIAAIVPWNSPLMLLTWKLAPLLAAGNTVVVKPSEHTSASALEFVRLFDEAGFPPGVVNTVTGLPQDVGVPLVSHPDVAKIAFTGGEPGGVAVYHAAAEGLKTVTLELGGKSANVVFDDADIDSAVNGAVSGIFAASGQTCIAGSRLLVQRKVHDRVVEGVVRLAASARIGDPSRPETQVGPITTRPQRDRVLSYLDIARADGAQCVLGGGTPADAALAGGWFVEPSIFTGVSNAMRIAREEVFGPILSVIPFDDEDEAFAIANDSPYGLAAGLWTADMGRALRGAAAMEAGTVWINTYRAVSYMAPFGGYKRSGIGRESGREAIDAYLQTKTVWIDTAGKTANPFVIR comes from the coding sequence ATGACGCTGGCGCGCTTCCACAACATCGTGGCCGGGCGGCTCCAGCCCGCACCGGCCACCTTCGAATCGTTCGATCCCTATACGGGCCGTCCCTGGGCGCTGATCCCGCTGGGCGGCGCGGCCGAGGTCGACGCCGCGGTGGCGGCGGCGAAGGCGGCCTTCCGTTCGCCGGAGTGGGGCGGGCTCACCGCCAGCGCGCGCGGCAAGCTGCTCGTGCGCCTCGCCGGGCTGATCGAGGAGAACGCGGAGCGGCTCGCCGCCATCGAGACGCGCGACAACGGCAAGCTGATCACCGAGATGACGGCGCAGCTGCGCTACATCCCCGAATGGTTCCGCTATTTCGGTGGCCTCGCCGACAAGATCGAGGGCGCGGTCCTGCCGATCGACAAGCAGGGCATGTTCGCCTTCACGCGGCGCGAGCCGCTCGGCGTGATCGCGGCCATCGTGCCGTGGAACTCGCCGCTGATGCTCTTGACGTGGAAGCTCGCGCCGCTGCTCGCGGCCGGCAATACCGTCGTCGTCAAGCCGTCGGAGCACACCTCGGCCTCGGCGCTCGAATTCGTGCGGCTGTTCGATGAGGCGGGCTTTCCGCCCGGCGTCGTCAACACCGTCACCGGCTTGCCGCAGGATGTCGGCGTGCCGCTCGTCTCGCATCCTGACGTCGCCAAGATCGCCTTCACCGGCGGCGAGCCGGGCGGCGTCGCCGTCTATCACGCGGCGGCGGAAGGGCTGAAGACCGTCACGCTGGAGCTCGGCGGCAAGTCGGCCAACGTCGTCTTCGACGACGCCGACATCGACAGCGCGGTCAACGGCGCGGTCTCCGGCATCTTCGCCGCCAGCGGCCAGACCTGCATCGCCGGCTCGCGGCTGCTGGTGCAGCGCAAGGTGCATGACAGGGTGGTCGAGGGCGTGGTCAGGCTGGCGGCGAGCGCCCGCATCGGCGATCCCTCGCGACCCGAGACACAGGTCGGGCCGATCACGACGCGGCCGCAGCGCGACAGGGTGCTGTCCTATCTCGACATCGCCCGCGCCGACGGCGCGCAATGCGTGCTGGGCGGCGGAACGCCGGCGGATGCCGCGCTGGCCGGGGGCTGGTTCGTCGAGCCCTCGATCTTCACCGGCGTCAGCAACGCGATGCGCATCGCCCGCGAGGAGGTGTTCGGACCGATCCTGTCGGTGATCCCGTTCGACGACGAGGACGAGGCCTTCGCCATCGCCAACGACAGCCCCTACGGGCTGGCGGCCGGCCTGTGGACCGCGGATATGGGCCGGGCGCTGCGGGGCGCGGCCGCGATGGAGGCCGGCACGGTCTGGATCAACACCTATCGCGCGGTTTCCTACATGGCCCCCTTCGGCGGCTACAAGCGCAGCGGCATCGGCCGCGAGAGCGGCCGGGAGGCGATCGACGCCTATCTCCAGACCAAGACGGTGTGGATCGACACGGCCGGCAAGACGGCCAACCCCTTCGTGATCCGCTAG
- a CDS encoding NAD(P)H-dependent oxidoreductase, protein MNVLIVYAHPEPKSFNGAMKHLAVETLAAAGHEVVVSDLYAMGFDPVAGRADMTGELTDPEFFSLAAEQTAACQTGRIAPDIAAEMEKLKRADLVIFQFPVWWFGMPAILKGWADRVFARGFAYLPGRKYDTGMFRGKLAMVAATTGTSADTYAPDGIDGDILTVLWPIHNGLLRYSGFDVLTPFIAYMPGRVGEDGRKAYLDAYRKRLGEIETTPRLFFHPAGDYGPDERLKPGVLARSGVQRNA, encoded by the coding sequence TTGAACGTCCTCATCGTCTACGCCCATCCGGAACCCAAATCGTTCAACGGCGCGATGAAGCACCTCGCCGTCGAGACGCTGGCGGCGGCGGGCCACGAGGTCGTCGTCAGCGACCTCTACGCCATGGGCTTCGACCCGGTTGCCGGCCGCGCCGACATGACCGGCGAGCTGACCGACCCCGAGTTCTTCAGCCTGGCGGCGGAGCAGACCGCGGCCTGCCAGACGGGACGCATCGCGCCCGACATCGCCGCCGAAATGGAGAAGCTGAAGCGCGCCGATCTGGTGATCTTCCAGTTCCCGGTCTGGTGGTTCGGCATGCCGGCGATCCTGAAGGGCTGGGCCGACCGCGTCTTCGCGCGCGGCTTCGCCTATCTGCCGGGGCGCAAATACGACACCGGCATGTTCAGGGGAAAGCTGGCGATGGTGGCGGCCACCACCGGCACCTCGGCCGACACCTACGCGCCCGACGGCATCGACGGCGACATCCTCACCGTGCTGTGGCCGATCCATAACGGGCTGCTGCGCTATTCGGGCTTCGACGTTCTGACGCCCTTTATCGCCTATATGCCGGGCCGCGTCGGAGAGGACGGCCGCAAGGCGTATCTCGACGCCTACCGCAAGCGGCTCGGCGAGATCGAGACGACGCCGCGCCTGTTCTTCCACCCGGCCGGGGACTACGGCCCCGACGAGCGGCTGAAGCCCGGCGTCCTCGCCCGCTCCGGGGTCCAGCGCAATGCCTGA
- a CDS encoding DUF2149 domain-containing protein encodes MRFLDHDDADDPILSVVNLIDLFLVVIGILMIVIVTNPLNPFSSARVTVVENPGEPDMRITVKDGRELTRYEASGRIGEGEGVRAGITYRLDDGRMIYVPEADPGGD; translated from the coding sequence ATGCGCTTTCTCGACCACGACGACGCCGACGATCCGATCCTGTCCGTCGTCAACCTGATCGACCTCTTCCTCGTCGTCATCGGCATCCTGATGATCGTCATCGTCACCAATCCGCTCAACCCGTTCTCGTCGGCGCGGGTGACGGTGGTGGAGAATCCGGGCGAGCCGGACATGCGCATCACCGTCAAGGATGGGCGCGAGCTGACCCGCTACGAGGCGAGCGGCCGGATCGGCGAGGGCGAGGGCGTGCGCGCCGGCATCACCTACCGGCTCGACGACGGCCGCATGATCTACGTCCCCGAGGCTGATCCGGGCGGCGATTGA